One part of the Prunus persica cultivar Lovell chromosome G5, Prunus_persica_NCBIv2, whole genome shotgun sequence genome encodes these proteins:
- the LOC18777779 gene encoding protein ASPARTIC PROTEASE IN GUARD CELL 1 has product MAQTAFLYLAILSAFTLTSLFPSTHSRSLSEETTTLLDVSASLTQAHDVLSFNPQTLKPLDRQETQAQAHTLTPLNSSFSLQLLPRDALHNSQHKDYESLVQSRLGRDSARVNSLHTKLQLVVQNIKKSDLEPMHTEIRPEDLSTPVVSGVSQGSGEYFTRIGVGTPAKSLYMVLDTGSDINWLQCEPCSDCYQQTDPVFNPTGSSTYRPVTCDSAQCHSLHVSACRADKCLYQVSYGDGSYTVGDFVTETVSFGNSGAIHNVGLGCGHDNEGLFVGAAGLLGLGGGALSLPSQFKATSFSYCLVNRDSSTSSTLEFNSAPPSDSVTAPLLKDSRVETFYYVGLKGFSVGGQPVSVPPSVFEVDESGNGGIIVDSGTAITRLQTEAYNSLRDAFKRLTRDLPSASGFALFDTCYDLSSRSRVQVPTVSFLFADGKSLSLPAKNYLIPVDSAGTFCFAFAPTSSSPSIIGNVQQQGTRVSYDLANNRVGFSPNKC; this is encoded by the coding sequence ATGGCTCAGACCGCATTTCTTTACTTGGCCATTCTCTCAGCCTTCACTCTCACTTCGCTGTTTCCTTCCACGCACTCTCGCAGCTTATCAGAAGAAACAACCACACTTCTCGACGTCTCTGCCTCCCTCACCCAAGCCCATGACGTCCTCTCCTTCAACCCTCAAACCCTCAAACCATTGGATCGCCAAGAAACCCAGGCCCAGGCCCATACTCTCACTCCTCTCAActcctccttctctctccaACTCCTTCCCCGCGACGCTCTCCACAACTCACAACACAAGGACTACGAATCCTTAGTCCAATCCCGACTCGGTCGCGACTCCGCCCGAGTCAACTCGCTCCACACCAAGCTCCAGCTGGTGGTTCAGAACATCAAGAAGTCCGATCTCGAACCCATGCACACCGAGATCCGACCCGAGGACCTCTCCACCCCGGTCGTGTCGGGTGTGAGCCAGGGAAGCGGCGAGTACTTCACGCGCATCGGCGTCGGCACCCCGGCCAAGTCCTTGTACATGGTGCTCGATACCGGCAGCGACATCAACTGGCTCCAATGCGAGCCTTGCTCCGATTGTTACCAGCAAACCGACCCGGTTTTCAATCCCACCGGATCCTCCACTTACCGCCCGGTCACGTGCGACTCCGCGCAATGCCATTCTCTTCATGTGTCCGCCTGTCGTGCCGACAAGTGCCTCTACCAGGTGTCCTACGGCGACGGGTCATACACCGTCGGCGATTTCGTGACGGAAACGGTGTCGTTCGGGAACTCGGGCGCGATCCATAACGTCGGCTTGGGGTGCGGGCACGATAACGAGGGATTATTCGTCGGGGCCGCCGGGTTACTGGGCCTGGGCGGTGGGGCTTTGTCACTTCCTTCGCAATTCAAAGCGACGTCGTTCTCGTACTGTTTGGTGAACCGCGATTCGTCCACGTCGTCGACCCTGGAGTTCAACTCGGCACCACCCAGTGACTCGGTGACGGCGCCGTTGTTGAAGGACAGCAGGGTCGAAACGTTTTACTACGTGGGGCTCAAGGGGTTCAGTGTCGGCGGCCAACCGGTGTCGGTCCCACCTTCTGTTTTCGAGGTGGACGAGTCGGGGAACGGCGGGATCATCGTGGACTCGGGCACGGCCATAACTCGGTTGCAGACGGAGGCCTACAACTCGCTACGCGACGCGTTTAAGAGATTGACTCGGGACCTGCCGAGTGCGAGTGGATTTGCACTGTTCGACACGTGTTACGACCTGTCGTCGCGGTCCAGGGTTCAGGTCCCAACGGTGTCGTTTCTGTTTGCTGATGGGAAGTCGCTGAGTCTGCCCGCGAAGAACTACTTGATTCCCGTGGACTCGGCGGGAAcgttttgctttgcttttgctCCGACGTCGTCGTCTCCGTCCATCATCGGGAACGTTCAGCAGCAGGGGACACGTGTGAGCTATGATTTGGCAAACAACCGCGTGGGTTTCTCGCCAAATaaatgttaa